In Monodelphis domestica isolate mMonDom1 chromosome 4, mMonDom1.pri, whole genome shotgun sequence, one DNA window encodes the following:
- the LOC100030333 gene encoding olfactory receptor 10G7-like, translating to MNWQNESFVATFILTGIPHAQDLGTMLFGIFLVIYVLTLVGNLLILLVIKIDSHLRTPMYYFLANLSFIDMWFSTVTVPKILMTLISTDGGAISFHGCVAQLYFFYALANTECFLFVLMSYDRYLAITYPLRYTTMMSGKTCAILAGGTWLSGIIHSTAETTLTFRLPYCGPSQIEHYLCDAPPILKLACADTSVNEMVIFVNIGVIGSGCCFLIFLSYVSIVRAILKIRTAEGRHKAFQTCASHCIVVLCFFGPGLIIYLRPGSKHVMDRIIAIFQIVITPLMNPLVYTLRNKEVKMALLRLKDQGKYV from the coding sequence ATGAACTGGCAAAATGAGAGCTTCGTGGCTACATTCATCCTCACAGGGATTCCCCATGCACAAGACCTTGGCACCATGCTATTTGGAATCTTCTTAGTGATTTATGTACTGACTTTGGTGGGGAACCTCCTCATCTTGCTGGTGATCAAGATAGACTCCCACCTCCGAACTCCCATGTACTATTTCCTGGCTAATCTCTCCTTCATTGACATGTGGTTCTCCACTGTCACTGTGCCCAAGATATTGATGACTCTCATCTCCACAGATGGTGGAGCCATCTCATTTCATGGCTGTGTGGCCCAACTCTACTTCTTCTATGCTTTGGCAAACACTGAGTGTTTCCTCTTTGTCCTCATGTCCTATGACCGCTATTTGGCCATCACTTATCCCCTGCGCTATACTACCATGATGAGTGGGAAAACATGTGCTATTCTAGCTGGAGGCACATGGCTTAGTGGTATCATTCACTCAACAGCTGAGACAACTCTGACCTTCCGCCTGCCCTACTGTGGTCCCAGTCAGATTGAGCATTACCTTTGTGATGCACCACCCATTCTCAAATTAGCCTGTGCAGATACCTCAGTCAATGAGATGGTGATCTTTGTCAACATTGGGGTGATTGGTTCTGGATGTTGTTTTTTGATATTCCTCTCCTATGTGTCCATTGTTCGTGCAATCCTGAAAATTCGCACAGCAGAAGGTAGACACAAAGCCTTCCAGACCTGTGCTTCTCATTGCATTGTAGTCCTCTGTTTCTTTGGACCTGGACTTATCATTTATCTAAGACCAGGCTCAAAACATGTTATGGATAGGATTATAGCAATTTTCCAAATAGTGATCACACCTCTGATGAACCCTCTAGTATACACACTGAGGAACAAGGAGGTTAAAATGGCTTTGCTCCGGCTAAAAGATCAAGGGAAATATGTGTAG